A stretch of the Arachis stenosperma cultivar V10309 chromosome 6, arast.V10309.gnm1.PFL2, whole genome shotgun sequence genome encodes the following:
- the LOC130934260 gene encoding uncharacterized protein LOC130934260, with product MEVVLGPGDQGRAAGAEGAASVASQGGRRRSPHRHTRTRPFGGTGGDSAIIMQELRHRVQNLERQLADRERDGRSTDPSYTPSPWSEEEDSRRSRLRTEAESSREESPIMRRRNDTIIYSRGRPTHRATRGREDGRTRQPVIMGATPFHRSILEVRLPKHFDKPTDMRYDGTQDPLEHLTAFETRMNLEGVGDEVRCRAFPVTLAGPAIRWFNGLPQGSIYNFADISRAFLAQFTTRIAKAKHPINLLGVTQRQGEPTRRYLDRFNDECLEIDGLTDSVASLCLMNGLLNENFRKHLTTKPVWTMQEIQTVAKEYINDEEVSRVVAANKRQSGYGQARQSGGDGERAKEKVREEASNKAPRPFPRVGKFTNYTPLTLPIVEVYQQIAEKGILPKPRPLKDRTGGNKNLYCDYHKGYGHQTQDCFDLKDALEQVIREGKLAAFSHLIREPRRRYRDQDEEDKTRSAKRRPEPEDRDHGLTVINVVTAKNAAPKSRSAHKKDAKVLAISSPPVQSTKKPPSISFGPEDQWFSDAPENPPMVITARVGTGLVKRILVDTGADSNIMFRNVFDALGLKDTDLTTHQHGVIGLGNHFIKPDGVISLPISVGQMQGRRSAMAKFVILRDSTAYNIILGRKTINDFEAIINTMLLVMKFVTDDGSIGTIRGDLETAVACDNASLSLRKKSKEASGVFLADLDARVEDNPRPEPEGDLEKFSIGDEGEKFTFVNKNLPHELKEPLIEMIRANKDLFAWTPADMPGIDPQIISHHLAVKPEARPVAQRRRKMSAERTEEVAKQTAGLLEAGFIREVDYSTWLSNVMHSSTPRRGTDI from the exons ATGGAAGTTGTACTGGGTCCCGGCGACCAAGGCCGGGCTGCCGGAGCGGAGGGGGCAGCCTCCGTCGCCTCGCAAGGGGGGCGGCGAAGGTCCCCCCATCGACACACGAGGACACGCCCATTCGGAGGAACGGGCGGCGatagcgccataataatgcaagaGCTACGCCACAGAGTCCAGAACCTGGAGCGACAGCTTGCCGACCGGGAGCGGGACGGACGATCTACCGATCCGAGCTACACCCCGTCTCCCTGGAGCGAGGAGGAAGACTCTCGCCGAAGCCGCCTGCGGACGGAAGCGGAGAGCTCACGGGAGGAGTCACCCATAATGAGGAGACGAAACGACACGATCATCTACTCCCGCGGCAGACCGACCCATCGGGCGACAAGAGGTCGCGAAGACGGAAGAACGCGACAACCTGTGATAATGGGCGCCACCCCGTTCCACCGATCTATCCTCGAGGTCCGGCtgccgaaacacttcgacaagccaacggacatgaggtacgacggaACTCAAGACCCTCTTGAACACCTCACGGCCTTTGAGACCAGGATGAATCTAGAGGGAGTAGGCGACGAAGTAAGATGCCGCGCCTTCCCGGTGACCCTAGCAGGACCAGCGATCagatggtttaacggcctccctCAAGGTTCCATCTACAATTTCGCAGACATCAGCCGCGCATTCCTGGCTCAATTCACAACGCGAATAGCAAAGGCCAAGCATCCTATCAACCTTCTCGGGGTAACCCAGAGACAGGGAGAGCCGACCAGGAGGTACTTagatcggttcaacgacgaatgcttggaaatCGACGGCTTAACCGACTCGGTAGCCAGTCTCTGCCTGATGAACGGCCTCCTCAATGAGAACTTCCGAAAACACCTTACCACGAAGCCGGTTTGGACGATGCAAGAAATCCAAACGGTGGCCAAAGAGTACATAAACGACGAGGAGGTCAGccgagtcgtggctgccaataagCGGCAGTCCGGTTACGGCCAGGCTCGGCAGTCCGGTGGCGACGGGGAGAGAGCAAAAGAAAAGGTTAGGGAGGAAGCATCAAACAAAGCTCCTAGGCCGTTCCCTCGAGTCGGGAAGTTTACTAACTACACTCCACTCACCCTCCCCATTGTGGAAGTCTATCAACAAATAGCTGAGAAGGGAATTCTTCCGAAGCCCCGACCACTAAAGGATCGCACGGGTGGAAACAAGAACCTTTATTGTGACTACCATAAGGGATATGGCCATCAAACACAGGACTGTTTCGACCTGAAGGATGCATTAGAACAGGTgataagggaaggaaagctagcagcgTTCTCCCATCTCATCAGGGAGCCGAGAAGGCGTTATCGTGATCAGGACGAGGAAGACAAGACACGCTCGGCCAAACGGCGACCGGAGCCCGAAGATAGAGACCATGGCCTCACGGTAATAAACGTGGTAACGGCAAAAAACGCTGCACCAAAATCCCGGTCGGCACACAAGAAAGACGCCAAGGTTCTGGCGATCTCATCTCCACCTGTGCAGAGTACCAAAAAACCTCCGTCCATTTCTTTCGGCCCAGAAGATCAATGGTTCAGCGACGCCCCGGAAAACCCTCCCATGGTCATAacggccagagtgggaaccggcctcgtcaaacggATCCTTGTCGACACTGGGGCTgattcaaacatcatgttccgcaaTGTGTTCGACGCACTGGGGCTGAAGGATACCGACCTGACGACCCACCAGCACGGGGTTATCGGGTTAGGCAACCACTTCATCAAACCGGACGGAGTCATTTCCCTACCGATCTCGGTAGGACAGATGCAAGGCCGAAGATCGGCGATGGCCAAATTCGTGATCCTCCGAGACTCCACagcctacaacatcatcttgggaagaaaaaCAATCAATGATTTTGAAGCCATAATCAACACCATGCTACTAGTTATGAAGTTTGTCACCGATGATGGATCCATAGGGACCATAAGAGGAGACCTCGAGACGGCGGTCGCttgtgacaacgccagcctttCCCTCAGAAAGAAGTCCAAGGAAGCATCTGGCGTATTCCTAGCCGACCTCGATGCCAGAGTAGAGGACAACCCGAGGCCGGAACCAGAAGGGGACCTGGAGAAATTTAGCATCGGTGACGAAGGGGAAAAGTTCACATTCGTTAACAAGAACCTCCCACATGAGTTGAAAGAGCCTTTGATTGAAATGATAAGGGCCAACAAAGACCTGTTCGCATGGACgccagccgacatgccgggcattgATCCACAAATCATCTCACATCACCTAGCCGTCAAGCCGGAAGCACGCCCAGTGGCTCAACGAAGGAGAAAGATGTCGGCAGAAAGAACAGAGGAGGTAGCCAAGCAAACGGCcggcctcctagaagcaggcttCATACGAGAAGTGGACTACTCGACGTGGCTCTCAAATGTG ATGCACTCGTCGACGCCGCGGCGGGGTACCGATATCTga